A window of the Candidatus Pantoea soli genome harbors these coding sequences:
- a CDS encoding heavy metal sensor histidine kinase, with the protein MLIPRNVPITVRLTLFFSLAMAIVLYSVSGLLYQALRDQLNSKDVNELRSTLQFQKEIASTISERQGPQEQWQKELFEFIAEQDRLSLRIISPDGKVWSQSQNMRVPQDVYPAPTADFNYLGWKHHDGESHEKYLITATTFTLKDQELWTVQAALNVSRNNEIIENYWARMQIAAALAILLFAACGYGLARRGLRPLRVISRQIETINVEELHTRLATERWPSELVVLASSFDSMLTRLEASFAQLTRFSSDLAHELRAPINNLISAASVTLNQPRSSADYQETLEAIVEEGERLSRTVSSMLFLARADNSREPLKKERLNSASEFCRLIGFYDILAEEKNITLTHQGEALFLADPLHFQRAMANLLSNALHYTPAGGKISLRVIRENSWLHFSVEDNGEGISPEHIPFLFDRFYRVDASRTSTENTGLGLAIVKTIAELHGGKVAVISTPGKGSTFTLSLPQ; encoded by the coding sequence ATGCTGATACCCCGTAACGTCCCAATAACCGTTCGTCTCACGCTGTTCTTTTCACTGGCGATGGCCATTGTGCTGTATAGCGTGTCGGGTTTGCTGTATCAGGCGCTGCGCGACCAGTTGAACAGTAAAGATGTCAATGAGTTGCGGAGCACATTGCAGTTCCAGAAAGAGATTGCCAGTACCATCAGTGAGCGACAAGGACCGCAGGAACAGTGGCAAAAGGAGTTATTCGAGTTTATTGCCGAGCAGGATCGGCTCTCGCTGCGCATCATCAGTCCTGACGGGAAAGTCTGGTCACAGTCGCAAAACATGCGCGTGCCACAAGACGTTTACCCTGCCCCAACCGCTGATTTTAACTACCTTGGCTGGAAGCATCATGATGGCGAGTCACATGAAAAGTATTTGATTACTGCCACTACGTTTACCCTGAAAGATCAGGAGTTGTGGACGGTGCAAGCGGCACTGAATGTTTCGCGTAACAATGAGATCATCGAGAATTATTGGGCACGTATGCAAATTGCCGCTGCACTGGCAATTCTGTTGTTTGCCGCTTGTGGATATGGATTAGCGCGCAGAGGATTGCGTCCGTTAAGGGTGATCAGTCGTCAAATCGAAACGATTAACGTTGAAGAGTTACACACGCGCCTGGCAACAGAACGCTGGCCATCAGAGTTAGTGGTGTTAGCCTCCTCTTTCGACAGTATGCTGACGCGGCTGGAAGCGTCTTTTGCCCAACTGACCCGCTTTTCTTCCGACCTCGCGCATGAGTTGCGCGCACCGATTAATAATCTGATTTCCGCAGCCAGCGTGACCTTAAACCAGCCGCGCAGCTCAGCAGACTATCAGGAGACGCTGGAAGCGATTGTTGAGGAGGGTGAGCGCCTGTCGCGTACGGTCTCCTCAATGCTGTTTCTGGCGCGCGCTGATAACAGCCGCGAGCCTCTGAAAAAAGAGCGACTGAATAGCGCCAGTGAATTCTGCCGCCTGATTGGTTTTTACGACATCCTGGCTGAAGAGAAAAATATTACGTTAACGCATCAGGGTGAGGCGTTATTTCTGGCCGATCCCCTGCATTTTCAGCGCGCCATGGCTAATCTGCTCTCTAACGCGCTGCATTATACCCCTGCTGGCGGGAAAATTAGTCTGCGTGTCATAAGAGAAAATAGCTGGCTTCATTTTAGCGTCGAAGATAATGGTGAAGGTATTTCGCCTGAGCATATTCCCTTTTTATTCGATCGTTTTTATCGTGTTGATGCTTCACGTACCAGCACGGAAAATACCGGCTTAGGTTTAGCGATTGTGAAAACCATCGCAGAGTTACACGGTGGAAAAGTCGCTGTAATCAGCACGCCAGGTAAAGGCAGTACGTTTACCCTTTCCCTTCCACAATAA
- a CDS encoding phosphatase PAP2 family protein: MRFLRNPYIVLAICCALFFTIPLFAWGVHWRWNANDQSSLLIWFYLLTQTVSRPFGIITSGILLFVLMYALNIRKGEWLKFTLVVLLPVIVGQLAVSEIKKTNQEPRPFVVWLSQTDSEIDRHFFQVDAAQRQQLITQHLANNRQIPDWQKQYWLQQVDSAFPSGHTVFAATWGLLAAALLMARKRWLLASVIVLWACGVIVSRLALGMHWPGDLFTSIMIALYLSLPALWWWLRPRAV, encoded by the coding sequence ATGCGATTTTTACGCAATCCCTATATTGTGCTGGCGATCTGCTGTGCGTTATTTTTTACTATTCCACTGTTTGCATGGGGAGTACACTGGCGTTGGAATGCCAACGATCAATCATCGTTATTAATCTGGTTCTATTTGCTGACGCAGACGGTGAGTAGACCCTTTGGCATCATCACGTCCGGGATATTGCTCTTCGTGCTGATGTACGCGTTAAACATTCGCAAGGGAGAGTGGCTTAAATTTACGTTAGTCGTGCTGTTGCCGGTAATCGTCGGCCAACTGGCGGTGAGTGAAATCAAGAAAACCAACCAGGAGCCGCGCCCTTTTGTCGTGTGGCTCAGCCAAACGGACAGTGAAATAGATCGTCATTTTTTTCAGGTTGATGCTGCCCAGCGGCAGCAGCTCATTACCCAGCATCTGGCGAATAACCGGCAGATCCCTGACTGGCAAAAACAATACTGGCTTCAGCAGGTTGATTCAGCATTCCCTTCCGGGCATACCGTGTTCGCCGCGACCTGGGGATTGCTGGCTGCGGCGCTGTTGATGGCTCGGAAGAGATGGTTACTGGCGAGTGTCATTGTGCTGTGGGCGTGTGGTGTGATCGTCAGCCGTTTGGCGCTGGGTATGCACTGGCCCGGCGACCTTTTTACCTCAATTATGATTGCGCTCTATTTGAGTTTGCCCGCGTTGTGGTGGTGGCTGCGTCCGCGGGCGGTATGA
- a CDS encoding undecaprenyl-diphosphatase, whose amino-acid sequence MFLTSESAENINDRVFLLLNAPAQTSSAMLHFGNVCATWLILIYPLALLIYWFSFNRKKQQVALLALVTSFIALSINVLIGDFFPHPRPFMVPIGHTFIAHVADASFPSDHMTLACAITFSLLLSQRLISGVVLLCVSLFIAWGRIYMGVHFPADMLGSALVALFCAWAVKQSEYLLTPLFNRLCDLNVFVLGRLKLILVKH is encoded by the coding sequence ATGTTTCTGACGTCCGAGAGCGCGGAAAATATTAATGATAGGGTTTTTCTACTGCTTAATGCGCCAGCACAGACTTCGTCAGCAATGCTTCATTTCGGCAATGTCTGTGCGACCTGGCTCATATTGATTTATCCGCTGGCGTTGTTGATCTATTGGTTTAGTTTTAACCGGAAAAAACAGCAGGTCGCGTTATTAGCGTTGGTGACGTCATTCATCGCATTGAGTATTAATGTGCTGATAGGGGATTTTTTCCCGCATCCGCGCCCTTTTATGGTGCCCATCGGCCACACTTTTATTGCTCACGTTGCAGATGCTTCGTTCCCGAGTGACCATATGACGTTGGCATGTGCGATTACGTTTAGTTTATTGCTGAGTCAACGGCTAATTTCTGGCGTGGTGTTGTTATGTGTCAGTCTTTTTATTGCCTGGGGCCGAATTTATATGGGCGTGCATTTCCCTGCGGATATGTTGGGCTCTGCGCTGGTGGCCTTGTTCTGCGCATGGGCAGTGAAGCAATCTGAATACTTGCTGACGCCGCTGTTTAACAGACTCTGCGATCTGAATGTTTTTGTATTAGGTCGTTTAAAGCTGATCCTCGTGAAGCATTAA
- a CDS encoding ATP-binding protein, which yields MSESVQLRLSLVLCVAVGSIALLSGVLGFLSAWDEAHELQDSSLQQIASLAKEGMLTPRSSNFISPPLQDEAASRILVHFTLPAAAPSADFPLPARPEPGFHTLNIHQRSYRVLIEDMPGGVQVAVAQLASVRESVALSSALRTLVPFGILFPVLLYLVADLVKKIFRPIRQLAAEVDQQRDSALVSLDSASIPREIRPFIKAINRLLQRSSDSLALQRRFVADAAHELRSPLTALMLQAERLGGSELPQESQQRLRALRAGMERATWLVEQLLTLSRAQSGEAVALPAIERTSVFTVVKQVISDLHPLAEEKKLDLGVLNASDAEVMARPADLYTVLRNLLHNAIQYTPSGGGIDVAIERHASRVLITVEDSGPGIPTDKHQRVFDAFYRIEGSDANGSGLGLSIVSAMLMRMQGEVTLSAATRFSSGLQVRVCLPTV from the coding sequence TTGAGTGAGTCAGTGCAGTTGCGGCTTTCACTGGTGTTGTGTGTAGCGGTGGGCAGTATTGCGCTCCTGAGCGGCGTGCTGGGTTTTCTTTCGGCCTGGGATGAAGCGCATGAGTTGCAGGATTCGTCGCTGCAGCAGATCGCCAGCCTCGCGAAAGAGGGGATGTTGACGCCACGCAGCAGCAACTTCATCAGCCCACCCCTTCAGGATGAAGCCGCTTCACGCATTCTGGTGCACTTTACTCTTCCTGCTGCGGCACCCTCAGCTGACTTTCCGCTGCCAGCCCGTCCAGAACCGGGTTTTCACACCCTGAATATTCATCAGCGAAGCTATCGCGTGCTGATTGAGGACATGCCCGGTGGTGTACAGGTGGCCGTGGCGCAGCTTGCCTCGGTGCGTGAAAGTGTGGCGCTGTCATCTGCGCTGCGCACCCTGGTGCCGTTTGGCATCCTCTTTCCGGTGCTGTTGTATCTGGTGGCCGATTTGGTGAAGAAGATATTCCGGCCGATCCGCCAACTGGCGGCAGAGGTTGACCAACAGCGTGACAGCGCGCTGGTGTCACTGGATAGCGCCAGCATTCCGCGTGAAATCCGACCTTTTATAAAAGCCATCAACCGCCTGTTACAACGATCTTCAGATTCGCTTGCGCTACAGCGACGTTTTGTTGCTGACGCGGCCCACGAACTGCGATCCCCATTGACGGCCTTGATGTTGCAGGCAGAGCGACTGGGCGGCAGCGAACTGCCGCAGGAGAGTCAACAGCGTTTACGCGCGCTACGCGCCGGAATGGAACGCGCAACCTGGTTGGTTGAACAGTTGCTGACACTGAGCCGGGCGCAAAGTGGGGAAGCGGTAGCGCTGCCAGCCATTGAGCGCACCTCGGTGTTTACGGTGGTCAAGCAGGTGATTTCGGATCTGCACCCCTTAGCTGAAGAGAAAAAGCTGGACTTGGGGGTGCTGAACGCCAGTGACGCAGAGGTAATGGCGCGTCCCGCCGATCTTTATACCGTGCTGCGTAATCTGCTGCACAACGCCATTCAGTACACGCCGAGCGGCGGAGGCATTGATGTTGCCATTGAACGGCACGCCAGTCGGGTGCTGATCACCGTTGAAGATTCCGGCCCGGGTATTCCCACGGATAAACACCAACGCGTGTTTGATGCTTTTTATCGCATAGAGGGCAGTGACGCTAATGGCTCAGGTTTAGGGTTATCGATTGTCAGTGCGATGTTGATGCGGATGCAGGGCGAGGTGACGTTATCTGCAGCGACACGTTTTTCCTCAGGATTACAGGTGCGGGTTTGCCTGCCAACGGTTTAA
- a CDS encoding response regulator has protein sequence MRVLLVEDDRMIGDAVYAALKDAAYAADWVRDGEQALQSLATHSYDLVLLDLGLPRRDGVEVLRQLRQQGNQVPLLIVTARDALEDRLKGLDAGADDYVLKPFAMSELLARARAVMRRKAGNASPLMSNGMLSLDPATRQVCHLARDEAHTLSGREYALLQALLAQPGQIFSRGELESKIYGWGEEIESNAIEYFIHSLRKKLGSDAIQNVRGVGWKVSKGA, from the coding sequence ATGAGAGTGCTGCTGGTGGAGGATGACCGCATGATCGGAGACGCGGTGTACGCCGCGTTGAAAGATGCGGCCTATGCAGCTGATTGGGTGCGTGACGGTGAGCAGGCGCTGCAGAGCCTTGCAACTCATAGCTACGATTTGGTGTTGCTCGATCTGGGCTTACCGCGTCGAGACGGGGTGGAAGTGCTCAGGCAACTGCGCCAGCAAGGAAATCAGGTACCTCTGCTGATCGTCACCGCCCGCGATGCACTGGAGGATCGCTTGAAGGGGCTCGATGCGGGTGCGGATGATTACGTCCTTAAACCCTTCGCCATGAGTGAGCTGTTGGCGCGTGCCCGGGCGGTGATGCGCCGTAAAGCGGGGAATGCCTCGCCGCTGATGAGCAACGGCATGCTGTCGCTCGATCCCGCAACCCGGCAGGTCTGCCATCTTGCCCGTGATGAAGCCCATACCTTGTCAGGCCGTGAATACGCGCTACTACAGGCGCTGTTGGCGCAGCCAGGCCAGATATTTTCCCGCGGCGAGTTGGAAAGCAAAATCTACGGCTGGGGCGAGGAAATTGAGAGCAACGCGATTGAGTATTTCATCCACTCGCTACGTAAGAAACTCGGCAGTGATGCGATCCAAAATGTGCGAGGCGTGGGATGGAAAGTCTCAAAAGGCGCTTGA
- a CDS encoding VTT domain-containing protein: protein MLQHLMDYLSGSHLIALVNADPLWVVAIVALVILCETGLVIVPFLPGDSLLFTLGAFLPTTTLSPILIVALLTAAAFVGDTLNYHVGKGAVGRFILRRQWLKTQHREKTETFFRKYGAATVFIGRFVPIVRTLAPFIAGLSAMPRKTFLLWNFTGALTWCGSFIALGYLLGDLAWVRDHREWLALGIIGVSLLPVLTAVFRPAQQEE from the coding sequence ATGCTTCAACATCTGATGGATTATCTCTCTGGCAGCCACCTGATTGCATTGGTGAATGCCGATCCTTTATGGGTAGTGGCAATAGTCGCGTTGGTTATTTTGTGTGAAACCGGGTTGGTGATCGTCCCGTTTTTACCGGGAGATTCGCTGCTCTTTACTCTGGGCGCCTTTTTACCGACAACAACACTTTCTCCCATCTTGATCGTTGCGCTGCTTACCGCTGCGGCTTTTGTTGGGGACACGCTTAATTACCATGTGGGTAAAGGTGCCGTTGGGCGCTTTATTCTCCGACGACAGTGGCTGAAAACGCAGCATCGTGAAAAAACTGAGACCTTCTTTCGCAAGTACGGCGCAGCCACCGTATTTATTGGTCGCTTCGTACCCATTGTTCGTACTCTCGCCCCTTTCATTGCTGGCCTTTCTGCCATGCCTCGCAAGACATTTTTACTGTGGAACTTCACCGGCGCGTTGACCTGGTGCGGCAGTTTTATTGCACTGGGTTATTTGCTCGGTGATCTGGCTTGGGTGCGCGATCACCGTGAGTGGCTGGCGTTGGGCATCATCGGCGTTTCGCTGTTGCCGGTGCTGACAGCGGTGTTCCGCCCCGCACAGCAGGAAGAGTGA
- a CDS encoding COG4705 family protein, whose product MTDTFTKLKTKVPQATLLFWVLKMMSTTVGETGADWINFGLGFGLTGTCLISALLFLLVLLFQVRATRYIPWLYWLTVLMVSISGTLLTDFLTDQLQVPLLYSVAMFGSGLVMVLMFWHRTEGTLAFSSINTKGRELYYWLAIMITFAFGTALGDALAERLSLGYVTTTLLFAVLIAASSVLWRVGKLSSVTCFWTVYVLTRPLGASLADLFSQPIKEGGLGYGTTPVNIIFLLAMAILIGASTVYGHSSRQMSKL is encoded by the coding sequence ATGACTGACACCTTTACCAAATTAAAAACCAAAGTGCCACAGGCCACCTTGTTGTTTTGGGTGCTAAAAATGATGTCAACCACGGTAGGTGAAACTGGGGCTGACTGGATTAATTTTGGACTGGGATTTGGCCTGACGGGCACCTGCCTTATTTCTGCATTGCTGTTTTTGCTGGTGCTGCTATTTCAGGTGCGAGCGACACGCTATATCCCATGGTTGTACTGGCTGACGGTGTTAATGGTGAGCATTAGCGGAACGTTACTGACCGATTTTTTAACCGATCAGCTTCAGGTGCCGTTGCTCTATTCGGTGGCAATGTTTGGTTCGGGCCTGGTGATGGTGCTGATGTTTTGGCATCGCACCGAAGGCACGCTGGCCTTCTCTTCAATCAATACCAAAGGCCGGGAACTCTATTACTGGCTTGCCATTATGATTACCTTCGCATTCGGTACGGCACTGGGTGATGCGTTGGCAGAGAGATTGTCTCTGGGCTATGTCACCACAACCCTGCTGTTCGCCGTGTTAATTGCTGCGAGCTCCGTGCTCTGGCGCGTTGGCAAACTCAGCAGCGTCACCTGCTTCTGGACCGTGTATGTCCTGACGCGCCCGCTTGGCGCTTCCCTCGCCGATCTGTTTTCCCAACCGATTAAAGAGGGCGGGTTGGGCTATGGCACCACGCCCGTCAATATTATTTTCCTGCTGGCGATGGCGATATTAATCGGCGCATCTACGGTCTATGGCCACTCATCGCGCCAGATGTCCAAACTTTAA
- a CDS encoding IS3 family transposase (programmed frameshift) gives MKKRFSDEQFISILREAESGVSARELCRKHAISDATFYTWRKKYGGMEVPEVKRLKSLEEENARLKKLLAEAMLDKEALQVALGRKLLTTDQKREVVVLMCDATGLSQRRACRLTGLSLSTCRYDAQRPAADARLSGRITELALERRRFGYRRIWQLLRREGLLVNHKRVYRLYHLNGLGVKRRRRRKGLVTERLPLLRPAAPNMTWSMDFVMDALATGRRIKCLTCVDDFTKECLTVTVAFGISGVQVTRILDSIALFRGYPATIRTDQGPEFTCRALDQWAFEHGVELRLIQPGKPTQNGFIESFNGRFRDECLNEHWFSDVSHARKTISEWRQDYNECRPHSTLNYQTPSEFAASWRKGNSESEGSDITN, from the exons ATGAAGAAGCGTTTTTCCGACGAACAGTTCATCAGTATTCTCCGCGAGGCTGAATCCGGCGTTTCTGCCCGGGAACTCTGCCGTAAGCACGCTATTTCCGACGCCACGTTTTATACCTGGCGTAAGAAGTATGGCGGCATGGAGGTGCCTGAGGTTAAGCGCCTGAAGTCACTCGAGGAAGAGAACGCCAGACTCAAGAAGCTGCTCGCCGAGGCCATGCTGGATAAGGAGGCGCTTCAGGTGGCTCTCGGGCGAAAGT TACTGACGACAGACCAGAAGCGCGAAGTCGTGGTGTTGATGTGTGATGCGACCGGTCTGTCGCAACGTCGTGCCTGCAGACTCACAGGTTTGTCCCTGTCGACCTGCCGCTATGACGCTCAGCGTCCGGCGGCTGATGCCCGTTTATCAGGGCGCATTACTGAACTGGCACTGGAGCGCAGGCGTTTTGGCTACCGCCGCATATGGCAGTTACTGCGCCGTGAAGGGCTTCTGGTTAATCACAAGCGCGTGTACCGCCTTTATCATCTGAACGGACTGGGCGTTAAACGCAGACGTCGTCGTAAAGGGCTTGTAACAGAACGTCTGCCGCTGCTCCGCCCGGCGGCGCCCAACATGACCTGGTCGATGGATTTCGTCATGGATGCGCTGGCTACTGGTCGCAGGATCAAGTGTCTTACCTGCGTCGATGACTTCACAAAGGAATGCCTGACGGTCACTGTTGCCTTCGGGATTTCAGGCGTGCAGGTCACGCGTATTCTGGACAGCATTGCGCTGTTTCGCGGCTATCCGGCTACGATAAGAACCGATCAGGGCCCGGAGTTTACCTGCCGCGCGCTCGATCAGTGGGCCTTTGAGCATGGAGTGGAGCTGCGACTTATCCAGCCCGGCAAGCCGACACAGAACGGATTTATTGAGAGTTTTAACGGACGCTTTCGCGATGAATGCCTGAATGAACACTGGTTCAGCGACGTCAGTCATGCCAGGAAAACCATCAGCGAATGGCGTCAGGATTATAACGAATGTCGTCCGCACTCCACGCTGAATTATCAGACGCCGTCTGAATTTGCAGCGAGCTGGAGAAAGGGTAATTCTGAGAGTGAAGGATCCGACATTACTAACTGA
- a CDS encoding RepB family plasmid replication initiator protein has product MASDNLDLTKLFEEKDTKSGEIVTLTPNANNTVQPVALMRLGVFVPTLKSLKNSKKNTSSTTDATEELTRLSLAKAEGYEKVEIVGPRLDMDNDFKTWVGIIHSFAKHKDKVIGDKVQLSFVEFAKLCGIPSSRSSKQLRERISPSLKRIASTTISFSSKSGDDAKEYITHLVQSAFYDTKKDIVILQADPKLFELYEFDHKVLLQLKAINALKRRESAQALYTYIESLPKNPAPISLARLRERLNLRSPVFSQNQTVRRAMEQLKEIGYLDYSEVQKGRSVYFQVHNRYPKLRAPKTEQLEAPKATTKTKEPLDPQLQEKIELLDKLGISLQDLEKIFKSQ; this is encoded by the coding sequence GTGGCCAGCGACAATCTTGACTTAACAAAGCTTTTTGAAGAAAAAGACACGAAATCCGGGGAAATCGTAACCCTGACGCCGAATGCCAATAATACCGTGCAGCCGGTGGCACTGATGCGCCTGGGCGTATTTGTCCCTACGCTTAAGTCGTTAAAAAACAGCAAGAAAAACACCTCTTCAACAACCGATGCGACCGAGGAGTTGACGCGTCTGTCACTTGCGAAAGCGGAAGGTTATGAAAAGGTTGAGATAGTCGGCCCGCGCCTGGATATGGATAATGATTTCAAGACCTGGGTCGGGATCATCCATTCCTTTGCAAAGCACAAAGACAAGGTCATTGGCGACAAGGTACAGCTCTCATTTGTAGAGTTTGCCAAGCTCTGCGGCATTCCCTCAAGTCGCTCCTCAAAGCAGCTCAGAGAGCGTATCAGCCCGTCTTTGAAGCGTATTGCCAGCACTACCATCTCTTTCTCTTCAAAAAGCGGCGACGACGCAAAAGAATACATCACGCATCTGGTCCAGTCTGCTTTTTACGATACCAAAAAGGACATTGTTATCCTGCAGGCTGACCCGAAGCTTTTCGAGCTCTACGAGTTTGATCACAAGGTGTTACTGCAGCTTAAGGCGATCAACGCGCTTAAACGCCGTGAGTCCGCTCAGGCGCTCTATACCTACATCGAAAGCCTTCCCAAGAACCCGGCCCCTATCTCCCTGGCGCGCCTTCGCGAAAGGCTGAATCTGCGTTCTCCTGTGTTTTCGCAGAACCAGACAGTGCGCCGTGCGATGGAGCAGCTCAAAGAGATTGGTTATCTGGACTATAGCGAAGTTCAGAAGGGACGCAGCGTCTACTTCCAGGTGCATAATCGTTATCCAAAGCTCAGAGCGCCCAAGACGGAGCAGCTGGAAGCACCGAAGGCAACAACGAAAACAAAAGAGCCACTCGATCCGCAACTGCAGGAAAAGATTGAACTTCTGGATAAGCTCGGTATTTCACTTCAGGATCTGGAGAAGATTTTTAAGTCTCAGTGA
- a CDS encoding ParB/RepB/Spo0J family partition protein → MMKELKKMGRTLGNSSFSKMLSETESARTFTLKSGATARFTLTKILHDDIETQTYVDATINGRDQAFLTEESVSDISRTIKLQQFFPAIGREVDGRIEVLDGSRRRAACLYSGMPFEVLVTKDELSLSDARQLAIDIQTAKEHTLRELGNRLKLMYPEHMNQSDIAAAEGLSPAKVTRAFQAASVPDEMIAVFPSVGELSINDYKTLLDIAEKAASRQISVQELAEGVRERIAHDALTEHDDPAVKAKIIGYFRAASAEPKSARDVKKVVTEKIAEFSDKKQFARKKTDAEKRLVTYEFSRLPAAWQAELDDAVKAVIEKMLAK, encoded by the coding sequence ATAATGAAAGAACTGAAGAAAATGGGACGCACCCTGGGTAACTCCAGCTTCAGCAAAATGCTGAGCGAAACGGAAAGTGCCCGTACGTTTACCCTTAAATCCGGTGCCACCGCGCGGTTTACGCTTACCAAGATTCTGCATGATGACATCGAAACGCAGACTTACGTGGATGCCACGATTAACGGCCGCGATCAGGCCTTTTTAACTGAAGAATCCGTCAGCGATATTTCACGCACCATTAAACTGCAGCAGTTCTTTCCGGCTATTGGCCGTGAGGTAGACGGGCGTATTGAAGTCCTGGACGGTTCACGCCGCAGGGCCGCGTGCCTTTACAGCGGTATGCCATTTGAAGTGTTAGTGACGAAAGATGAGCTGTCGCTTTCAGACGCCCGGCAGCTGGCCATCGACATTCAGACGGCAAAAGAGCACACACTGCGTGAACTGGGTAATCGCCTTAAGCTGATGTACCCGGAGCATATGAATCAGTCTGACATTGCTGCTGCGGAAGGGCTGTCGCCGGCAAAAGTCACGCGTGCTTTTCAGGCGGCGTCGGTACCCGATGAAATGATTGCGGTCTTTCCCTCCGTCGGCGAGCTCTCTATTAACGACTATAAGACCTTACTGGATATTGCAGAGAAAGCGGCGAGCAGGCAAATCAGTGTCCAGGAACTGGCTGAGGGCGTGCGTGAACGTATTGCGCATGATGCGCTCACTGAGCACGATGATCCGGCTGTTAAGGCAAAGATTATTGGTTACTTTCGTGCAGCCAGTGCTGAACCTAAGTCAGCGCGTGATGTGAAGAAAGTTGTGACCGAAAAAATAGCGGAATTCAGCGATAAAAAGCAGTTTGCGCGGAAAAAAACGGACGCCGAAAAGCGCCTTGTGACGTATGAGTTTTCGCGTCTTCCTGCGGCCTGGCAGGCAGAGCTGGATGATGCGGTGAAAGCCGTAATTGAAAAGATGCTCGCAAAATAA
- a CDS encoding AAA family ATPase: protein MKSNYGGVDETARRANAMLRSMSDDIIDKRQEFGLDQFYQTFTRNAVANLPKLSRRAVEQAIEEMESKGHVFGKKDAGNAKHYALTVQDVVDIYAHRKVPKYRDIHKGEGPFVIFVVNLKGGVSKTVSTVTLAHGLRVHPDLLQYDLRNLVIDLDPQASSTMFLNQANSIGSIVETAAQAMLNDLDAQQLREQIIKPTIIPGVDIIPASIDDGFVASQWDRLVQEHLPGVLPSEVLRRNIIDRVGSDYDFIFVDTGPHLDAFMLNAIAASDLLLTPTPPAQVDFHSTLKYLTRLPDMLEQLEEEGITPRIKGNIGFMSKMTSKRDHEMTHGLARDVFTSYILDATLPRLDGFERCGETFDTIVSADPQSYPGSSEALKNAKREAERFTQAVFKRIEFVRGMQ from the coding sequence ATGAAAAGTAACTACGGTGGAGTGGATGAAACAGCGCGCAGAGCGAATGCTATGTTGCGCAGTATGAGTGATGACATTATCGATAAGCGCCAGGAATTCGGTCTCGATCAGTTCTATCAGACGTTCACACGTAATGCCGTGGCCAACCTGCCTAAGCTCAGCCGCCGTGCTGTTGAGCAGGCCATTGAAGAAATGGAATCCAAAGGGCATGTATTTGGCAAAAAGGATGCCGGTAATGCGAAACATTACGCGCTGACTGTTCAGGACGTTGTTGATATCTACGCTCACCGGAAGGTGCCAAAATACCGCGACATCCATAAGGGCGAAGGCCCGTTTGTGATTTTCGTCGTCAATCTCAAGGGTGGGGTTTCCAAAACGGTCAGTACCGTGACGCTTGCGCATGGATTACGCGTTCACCCTGACTTACTGCAGTATGATTTGCGCAATCTGGTTATCGATCTGGATCCGCAGGCATCCAGCACCATGTTCCTGAATCAGGCAAACAGCATCGGGTCAATTGTGGAAACCGCCGCTCAGGCCATGCTGAATGATCTTGATGCGCAACAGCTCAGAGAACAAATCATCAAGCCAACCATCATTCCGGGTGTGGATATTATTCCGGCTTCCATTGATGATGGGTTTGTGGCCAGTCAGTGGGATCGCCTGGTTCAGGAACACCTGCCCGGCGTGTTGCCTTCTGAAGTCCTGCGCCGAAACATTATCGACAGGGTGGGAAGCGACTATGATTTCATCTTTGTCGACACCGGGCCTCATCTTGATGCATTCATGCTTAATGCCATTGCGGCAAGCGATCTGCTTCTCACGCCAACACCGCCCGCGCAGGTGGACTTCCACTCAACCCTGAAATATCTCACCCGCTTACCCGATATGCTGGAGCAGCTGGAAGAGGAGGGGATTACACCGCGTATAAAAGGAAATATCGGCTTCATGTCCAAGATGACGTCCAAACGTGATCATGAGATGACGCACGGGCTGGCCCGGGACGTGTTTACGTCTTACATCCTGGACGCCACGCTGCCCCGACTGGATGGGTTTGAGCGCTGCGGGGAAACGTTCGACACCATCGTCAGTGCTGATCCACAGTCATATCCGGGCAGTTCAGAAGCGCTTAAAAATGCCAAACGTGAAGCCGAACGCTTTACTCAGGCCGTGTTTAAACGGATTGAGTTTGTCAGAGGGATGCAATAA